A genomic region of Zea mays cultivar B73 chromosome 6, Zm-B73-REFERENCE-NAM-5.0, whole genome shotgun sequence contains the following coding sequences:
- the LOC100285120 gene encoding kinesin-4, which produces MEPDRVAAGASSSPQPSPAPAMFLPGQTRDHERGAVDCADPGGDLNPAPPPSPQQATVEDAAVGGDVEQEEPKKEAMAGVGEALRSFMEEFGDQGEDSIILSPRLQEICTPDRPTALRFLGKKYNNLMERYKKQVVKCSEECDPRYNGLKKKYTDECAERRRLYNELIELRGNIRVFCRCRPLSSNELARGCSSVVEIDSSQETELQFVPNEKERKPFKFDHVFGPEDDQEAVFSETVPVVGSVMDGFNVCIFAYGQTGTGKTFTMEGVPENRGVNYRALEELFRISEKRSASVAYTFSVSILEVYNEKIRDLLDESNDQSKRLDIKQNADGTQEVHGLVEAPIYNIDGVWEKLKFGAQNRSVGSTNANELSSRSHSLVRVTVRSEHLVTYQRSRSHMWLVDLAGSERIAKTGVEGDRLKESQFINKSLSALGDVISALASKNSHIPYRNSKLTHLLQSSLGGDCKTLMFVQISPSSMDSGETLSSLNFASRVRAVEHGPAARKQADPAGSLKLKQMTEKLQHEEKENAQLNQSLQLMQLKYASRENVFRTLNEKVKDAEQACRNYQQRIRELENELGNEKRASRDSARSSRPPLVPTRQRQPQGRTNSFAPPSGPSRWRLKAPAKHNKENIPVAMNKPNAGDDPNKPVGRARRVSLAPVIRQIPIQPKRRSSMAVLPSVREHLSVLNDKKAGSRLSQANMARGSLGAFGLNLVPGTPLAGHGGPVDATPDGAKFRRFDFGSSSKFTSPAPNVGMWNKMVTPQQKLGMAPAGAKLCFSIQKRVTPPHVRAKPGLGIFDPALRENMVVGRAGNALRVLNPKRRQSVI; this is translated from the exons ATGGAGCCGGATCGGGTCGCCGCGGGGGCATCCTCCTCGCCGCAGCCCTCACCAGCGCCGGCCATGTTCCTGCCGGGGCAAACGCGAG ACCATGAGCGGGGAGCGGTCGACTGCGCGGATCCCGGCGGAGACCTGAATCCCGCACCGCCGCCATCGCCTCAGCAGGCTACAG TTGAGGATGCCGCGGTGGGCGGCGATGTGGAGCAGGAGGAGCCAAAGAAGGAGGCGATGGCAGGAGTAGGGGAGGCTCTCCGGAGCTTCATGGAG GAGTTTGGGGATCAAGGAGAGGACTCCATTATCTTGTCACCGCGGCTGCAGGAGATTTGTACTCCTGACCGCCCCACTGCCCTGCGCTTCTTAG GGAAGAAATATAATAACCTCATGGAGAGATACAAGAAGCAGGTGGTCAAGTGTTCTGAGGAGTGTGACCCTAGATATAACGGCTTGAAGAAGAAGTACACAGACGAGTGTGCAGAGAGGCGGCGTCTGTACAATGAGCTTATTGAGCTAAGAGGTAACATTAGGGTGTTCTGCAGATGCAGACCTCTGAGCTCCAATGAGCTCGCCCGTGGGTGTTCATCAGTAGTTGAGATTGACTCATCACAGGAGACTGAGCTGCAGTTTGTCCCCAATGAAAAAGAAAGGAAGCCCTTTAAGTTCGACCATGTTTTTGGCCCAGAGGATGACCAAG AGGCCGTGTTTTCAGAAACAGTGCCCGTTGTTGGGTCAGTGATGGATGGTTTCAACGTATGCATCTTTGCATATGGGCAAACAGGAACCGGGAAAACTTTCACAATGGAAGGGGTTCCAGAAAATAGGGGTGTAAATTATAGGGCTTTGGAAGAATTGTTCAGAATCTCAGAGAAAAGAAGTGCATCTGTTGCATACACATTTTCCGTAAGCATCTTGGAAGTTTACAATGAAAAGATCAGGGATCTTCTTGATGAGAGCAATGATCAATCAAAAAG GTTGGATATTAAGCAAAATGCTGATGGAACACAAGAAGTTCATGGTTTGGTTGAGGCTCCAATTTATAACATAGATGGTGTGTGGGAGAAACTGAAGTTTGGCGCTCAAAATAGGTCTGTTGGCTCAACCAATGCTAATGAACTCAGCAGCCGCTCCCACAG TTTGGTTAGGGTCACTGTTAGGAGCGAGCACTTGGTGACTTATCAGAGGAGCAGAAGCCACATGTGGTTGGTTGACCTTGCTGGAAGTGAGAGAATAGCTAAAACTGGGGTAGAAGGAGATAGGCTGAAAGAATCACAGTTCATCAACAAATCACTATCTGCCTTGGGTGATGTTATATCTGCCCTTGCCTCAAAAAATTCCCATATTCCATACAG GAATTCCAAGCTGACTCATTTGCTCCAAAGCTCTTTAG GCGGAGATTGCAAGACTCTAATGTTCGTGCAGATAAGCCCAAGCTCAATGGATTCAGGAGAAACTCTCAGTTCACTCAATTTTGCGAGTAGAGTCCGAGCTGTAGAACATGGCCCTGCTGCTCGTAAGCAAGCGGATCCAGCTGGGAGTTTGAAGTTAAAGCAGATG ACTGAAAAACTTCAGCATGAGGAAAAGGAGAATGCACAGCTGAATCAAAGCTTGCAGCTGATGCAACTGAAGTATGCTTCTCGTGAGAATGTCTTCAGGACACTAAATGAAAAG GTGAAGGATGCTGAACAAGCATGCAGAAATTATCAGCAGCGG ATTAGAGAGCTGGAAAATGAATTAGGCAATGAGAAGAGGGCTTCTAGGGATTCTGCTAGATCCTCAAGGCCCCCACTTGTTCCTACGAGACAGAGACAACCTCAGGGAAGGACTAACAGCTTCGCACCACCTTCAGGCCCTTCTAGATGGAGGCTCAAAGCCCCCGCAAAACACAACAAAGAGAACATTCCTGTGGCGATGAATAAACCAAATGCTGGGGATGATCCTAATAAGCCTGTCGGCAGAGCAAGGCGTGTTTCACTTGCTCCGGTGATTCGACAAATCCCCATCCAGCCCAAGAGGCGATCTTCGATGGCAGTGCTACCATCCGTGAgagagcatctttctgtgctaaaCGACAAGAAAGCAGGATCTCGACTGTCGCAAGCCAACATGGCAAGAGGATCACTTGGGGCATTTGGCTTGAATTTGGTTCCAGGAACACCCCTAGCAGGACATGGTGGACCTGTTGATGCTACACCAGATGGAGCAAAGTTCAGGAGATTTGATTTCGGAAGCAGCAGCAAGTTCACAAGCCCTGCCCCAAATGTGGGCATGTGGAACAAAATGGTCACGCCGCAGCAGAAGCTGGGAATGGCACCGGCAGGAGCGAAGCTGTGTTTCAGCATCCAGAAAAGAGTTACGCCTCCACATGTTCGGGCGAAACCTGGATTGGGCATCTTCGACCCAGCTCTGCGTGAGAATATGGTCGTGGGGAGAGCCGGCAATGCGCTGCGGGTGCTCAACCCCAAGCGAAGGCAATCTGTTATCTAA